Part of the Engraulis encrasicolus isolate BLACKSEA-1 chromosome 23, IST_EnEncr_1.0, whole genome shotgun sequence genome is shown below.
TATCCCCTGGCTTGTCCTCAGTGGCTTCCCTGTTCCCTTAGCCTGTTGCATAATAGTGTGCCCAAGGCAAGATGCTGTCACCCCCTGTGCTTGACTCTAGTGATGGATCGCATTAATCATGTGATGCTCTTCTCCGCTTCActgtcccacacacatacaccagcagTAGAATTGGGCCAAGTGAGCTAGTTCAATTCAGGCAACCATAACTTTACTAAAACATTCACTTTTCACTGTGTGATGCTGTGTATCATGTTAGCAATGTCTCAACCTAGGtaccaactctggggtgcatttctcaaaagagaagttgttagcctgttagcaactttggtcgttgccaatgggaaaatgcattgaaaacaacaaagtagctaatgtggtttcgagaaatgcacccctgaactgcAAATTCACTGCAGGCAGTGTGTATTTAGTAATACAGTAGAAATTTTCCAAATTTTCGCTGTAAATGTGTGTTTGAATGAGTACTTTGACATGGATTTTACAAATATTCACTAAAAAATATGCAGCAAATTTTGGGCACAAGGCTTGTTAAATTCGCCCACTCCATTTCACCCAATACTGTACATTCGATCCAAAAGCATATGATGTCCAACACCCAATAATGCATTACCAACCAATAACCAACCAAGCGGCTTGCCCTGTGAGTGTATTGACAAGCTGTTGGCTGCACTAGACCATCCCAATAGCATCTAAAATGGATGGACTGCTGTCTGACCTTgtgcacttatgtgtgtgtgtgtgtgtgtgcgtactgtacagCTCTGTCCCTGTAATGAACAAGTGAGTAAATGGTTGAGTGTTATGCTGTAGACACAGCTGTCGTGTCATCTTGCGGACGCTGAGCCTTTTAGGTGGAAAGGACGCTTATTAGGCCTGTCTTGTGTAAAACAAAATGATGGGtttactgtaactgtaactgtgtgtgtgtgtgtgtgtgtgtgtgtgtgtgtgtgtgtgtgtgtgtgtgtgtgtgtgtgtgtgtgtgtgtgtgtgtgtgtgtgtgtgtgtgattagacaGTTGTAACGTCCATAGAACATCAATAGAAAGAATAAGGTGGGTAGGTAGTAGACTGCATTCGCCAGGACTTTGAGCAAGTAGCCTTaattaaaaaaagttaaaatagacCTGATTGTATTGTTTGAAATGAACCCAGCTGCCCCAGTCAGGACCAGTCCAACAATTTGCAAAAGCAAATTTATTAGACCAATCGATTAGAAGTGAGGCTGCCTGACCTCATCACAACTTGCTTGTCCTGTGAGTGATTAAATGTCTGCCTGATTCTCTTTTGGGGAAGAGTAAATGCTGTTATTATTTTGGCTACATGTTGGTCAGGGCAGTGTGTCAGTTTTGAAGGTATGTTTTTCATTTTCCATGTTCATACACAGTGCTTTGCCTTAGTAGTCTACTGAGGAGATATTTGTTGCCTCAAGCCGTTTCCAGTGGTCGTGTTAAACAGCTTGTTATTTACACAGGGCCAATAAGTCACTATAACTGGAAGGAACTCAAGGGCCCACAGTCAAAACCATTCTAGTACGAGCAGCACACTAAGGTAAGGGTGGCCAGGAAAAAtttggaaaaggggaaaaaacacctcTGGGCAAACCCAAGCTTATTAGGGCTGTTTTCTCCTTATGGAAACTAGGGCAATGTTGAAGAGGTGGTGGTTTAAAACTCAAGGCTGTGGGGGAGCAGTGGCGTGTCACATTGTTGCACCAAACCATAAATGGGCTACTTGCCCGTGGCACGGGTTCGAgtcaggcctgggtcatttcggacagtgggagggagagatacggtagggctgggaaattccCAGCCCTACCgtatctctccctcccactgtcttacttcctgtcataatcttcaCTGTTCTGTAGTAATTTTGTAATCTCAATTTTTGTATGACcagagaaattgacaataaatccgacttgacttgacttctgtcCTCATTAAAGGCATAAATCCCCATATTTTCAATATAGTTACTCTACTTGTTCTACTAGGCTGGTGTGTGCATGATCCTGAGCTGGTCCTGTTTTCCCGGCTCCCAGGTGTGTTGGAGTGATGCTAACATCTGACGACCAGATGATTTGTCCAGACAGGGTTGGTGTGGGACACTGACTTGGCTTTGGCTGTCATTCTTAACAGCCTgtgactagggtgtgtgtgtgtgtggatagcatgcatgtgtgtttggttgttttggtttgtgtgtgacTCATAGCAGATGCGGTTGAAACTCTACATGAATGCCCACCTATTGTTAGTAAGGATGGACTATGAGGTTAGGTCTTTGCAGAAATGTAATCTGCTCCTCaccatctctgctctctctctctgctctctctctctctgctcgctctctctctctctctctctctctctcatgaactcTGTCTCTCGTTTggtgtttttcccccctctttaTCTTTTGCTCAATCTCTCATCATTGTCTCATCCATCTATTGTTTCTGGTTGCATTATTAATAATAGCATAATGGCTATTGTTCTCATTTAATTACCTGGTTGGAGGGAGGACAATGTGCTAGAATGAGATGTTGACCTGAAAGACATGTTGGAACATGCCACGCATTTTCATATGGCAAGTCATTTGGTGGTCAACAAAGAATGGGTCATCATTTTTTTAGTAGCAGAAGCCAGATGCTCAGCCACCACTAATGCCACTATTTTATGGATTATTTTTTCTGGATTGTTTTTGTAAAATAGCCTCATCCATGTAGTCTAAATGAAACATGTTGTGCATTAATTAACGTACCAATTTCACACAATGGTGACATTAGCtgtcgttgcaccaccctgacatttgcTTCCAGAAGTGTCCCATGGCCCATGTACTGACGGGCAAAAGTCCTAAAATAATGTGACATGAAAATGGCTCATACAACCTGTGTATGTTTTCTCCATGTGTCTCCTCTCCAGCCTGCTGAGCAGGTTCTTCACGGGCAAGTGCACGGTCTTCAAGCTGTTTGGCCTGtgcctgctgctggtggtgggctCTCTGCTGTGGCTGCAGCTCAGCTGCTCTGGAGACCTGGGACACGCTACCGTGGAGGCCGAGGCACGCGCCGCACACTCCCAGCACCAGGCTGCACTCTCACAGCCACAGGTGCAGAACATGTTTAATCTGAAATGGCTACAAATGTGTTTGTTCTTGGATCTTTTTAATCTGTTACAGACTTGGCCCTTTGTTgttaatttgttgttaccagaatagcaatgaccaagtcaatgTCCTGGTTGTATAGTACTATAGTGAAGTTTTTTTCAACAACTATTGCAGGCAGTGcttcactggtggaacagtgaaAATTGAGGCAACTTTTATTGatgtgaaaaaagagaaaaaatataatttgtttggttgtttttgaACATTTTGAGATCATTCAGATCAtgttaagtagtagtagtagtagaagtattaGAAAAGTGAGATGTAACATTACCTGTTTTACCTCGATACAGCTGTAGTTGCTGACTTGACGATGAACTAAAGATATAAACCAAACTCCCTGTCCCAACCCCAGCCTTGCCCCCATGACAAGACGGCCTCCACCCCTGGCACGGACAACCCGGCCTGGGGCCCCCACAAGATGGCGCTCATCATTCCCTTCCGCGAGCGCTTCGAGGAGCTGCTGGTCTTTGTGCCCTTCATGCACGACTTCCTCAACAAGAAGCGCATCCGCCATAAGATCCTGGTCATCAACCAGGTGGATCACTATCGGTAAGGGGTAGTTAGGGTGTGTCttatcgtgtgtgtgcgtttgcgcctGTGTCGCGGACTCATGTGTAgtggttctggtgtgtgtgtgtgtttgtttatggggACAGCTGTTTTGTCACACTGTGAGATTTTCCCTTAGctgcatgagcacacacaagtGAAGAAAGCTACATGATGCCCAGACGCATCACTGAACTGAGCACAAAGTGGCTTTTTGTCGCTTAAGTCACTTTTGGTGTGTTTATGCAGCAACACCATCAAGAACACTCTACATCTCAAGGAAACAAACATACCTAAACGTATTGTGTATCCCCACCACAGACTCTTAACAGTATATGCCTGTCCTGCGTATCAATccatgcacttgtgcacttcgggcactgtgtttaaGTGCCTAGGGTGCTCACGCTAAAAATTTTGgctgagccagtgcactgaaatcTCCTAACAATGGCTTAGAACGCAGTGCTTGAaagatggacactgcacacactaaacagACACTATGTAGAAAGTGAAACGGAAGAAACGTGGCGTTCTATTCACTAGAAGAGTGTGGTCAACAGtgaccaaccttttcatgccaagccaagtattgtatgcctGATGCCTTATCCCTTtggggtaaaggaaatgtaaatacaaacaCGAGACGCTGTGTTTGGGGCGTGTGGCTGTGTTGACAGATTTTGGTCCACTTACTGAAATGTACAGTCTGAAGGCGAACCACAccaaaatgaaataataattaaacaaaaaaaacatttggtttGGGCCAAAGCAAGTGAATTGTCAGACTTTCCTGCCTGGTCTGAATACACCCTGAGTGTACTGCAACAGCTGAAACAAAATCCTCTTTTCATAAAGCAGCATTGGCTCTGAAACACAGAGAACAAAAGCCCAAACAACTGCTCATGAGTCGCACCACTTGAGATTTCTACATGGACAACAAAGCCAGTGTCATCACTTGACCTTGTAACATGGTGAAGTCCCAGTTGCATCACAGAGCCCGAAAGCCTGAACAAACAGTGCCAGGTGATTGTCATTTACTGTGCCTCAGTAAGACTGGACTTGAGTTGACTGGAGGGATGGGGGGACTTTGACAAACAGTGTCTTGACAAAAAACATACACAGTTTCCCTTTGCTGTATATGATGCTCAGCAGCCACGTACCCCTCTCTAACACAACACAGCTGCTTTAAATAGGAATGTGTCTGTATTGtttatacagttagggccagaaatatttggacagcaacacaattatcatccttttccaccctataccccaccacaatggatttgaaataaaacaaacaagctgtgcattaactgtagactctcagcgttaatgtgaaggtgttaaaatccatatcgcataaacaggaatgaaatagcaacgtttcttgtgtgtgttgcccacttttcaagggatcaaaagtaattggacagtaggcttctcagctattttccagtcagatgtgtgctattcccatactacaccatcaccaagatgtcaatacaaggtcttagagttcatttgaagtgttccatttgcatttccatatatttttacggaatatccatgagatccaaagtccatctgtcaccatcagtgatgcaagccatcgtaaggtggaaaaaaatcaaaacaaacccatttgagaggtggggaaacattgaatatgattaattcaagagttcagaatgttggaataaagaaataccagagcaacaccaaatttcCTGgcaacatggaagacaaatgctgtggatgacagacaatattctgtatctaaacccatctcccaacagttggccagatgtagaacagtgtccaggtgaacggtggagacatgtccaaggcaacaatcaagaaaaagattaAGACCATTCagaaacacttcaccataggaaatacagatggttcactaaaagatgtaaattattgattgcatcagaaatagcaataccagatttggctttgccaaacaacgtcttaaaaagactgtataggtcttgagttacatcctatggacagaggagacaaaaatcatcttgtacaagggtaatgggaagaaatgggtatagagaagggaaggaactgctcatgattcaaagcataccacccaatcagtgaatcatggtggtggtagtgtcatggtgagGACATGCATATCTATCAATACGattatccccttgtatttattgatgatgaggactaccgacaaaagccacaggatgaattctgaagattttcaggctatattatcatgtcatatgaaacctaatggttctggactcattggacaatgcttcacagtgcagatggacaatgacccaaagcttcatctgaacgccactagccatttctaccccaaaaaagtggaatattattcaatgccccagtcaatcacctcacctgagtacggctgagcaagcatttcacttgctggaggcaaaactgaagggaaaacatcctaagaataagcaggaactgaagcaGGAactgcaatagagagctcaccatagcatcaccagggataaaacccagtgtctattgatgtctatggattgcaaattacaggctgtaactgactggaaagtatttgcaaccaaataattacaaattgaaagtttgatgtataaatactagactgtccaattacttttggtcccttaaaaatggggtagcactgatagaaaatgacataattccttcacagtttactcgatttggacgcaaacacccccatattaaagctgaaagtctgctgttaatgtacatcttgtttgtttcatttcaaatccattgggatggtgtacagcaccaaaaacatgaaaattgtgcagatgtccaaatatttatggccctaactgtatactTGTGCATCTATTTGTTTAGTTTAAATTGGATGCTTGGTGTAACGCATTTCCAAATCCTCTGTATAACCGCTATATAGGACATTTTCTCTCGTTTTCCAACCataccccaactctctctctctctctctctctctctctctctctctctctctctctctctctctctctctctctctctctctctctctctctctctctctggcctcccTGATAAATGTGGGCTTCCAGAAGCGTAGTAACAACACAGACTTTAAGCCATGTATAAACATTcgtgcacacatacaccatcTCTGACACTTAttttatctccatctctcccacagTTTCAACAGGGCGTCCCTGATCAACGTGGGCTACCAGGAGAGTGGTAACGATACGGACTACGTGGCGATGCATGATGTGGACCTGCTGCCCCTGAACGAGGCTCTGGACTACGGCTTCCCCGAGGAGGGACCCTTCCATGTGGCCTCCCCCGAGCTGCACCCCCTCTACCACTACAAGACCTATGTAGGAGGCATCCTGCTGCTGACCAAGAAGCACTACCAAATGGTAACTTCACACTTGCTACTACCAAACGTTAACTGCCTCTGCAGggcttttggtttggttttactttctttttttgtagACCTCTCTACCACTCTACCACTACAAGACTTAACAAATTGTGACTACTTACTACTTAAACTGATCTAAACCCCCACTACCACTTTAAGGCATGCATAAGCAGCATCCTGCTCCTCACCAATAAGCTCTACTAAATGGTAACAAGGTTATTTTGGgttgtttgttgtatttatgttatttatattatatttatatatcaATAGTGAAGTTGGCCAaagcatggattttttttttttttaaattggctcAGTCATCGTTTTTTACGTTTTTGGTTTGTTTATGATTTTGCAGTTTTAATATTTTCCACGCCCCTTGATTCCAGACCCATCTCCATCATTGTGCTTTGTGAACAaaaaatattatttgaacaggCTGTATATTGTATACATGTTTTTAATGAGCAACTGTATAGCGCTTGTGTAAGTAGCTTTTGATCTGTGTACAGTGCCATATCTTGTTCAAATGTTGACCAGCATTTGGATTTGTTTGTGTCTTTCAGTGCAATGGCATGTCCAACCGTTTCTGGGGCTGGGGTAGAGAGGACGATGAATTCTTCAGGAGGCTGAAGACTGCTGGACTTCAGGTAATTGCCATTTAGTCCAATCACACCACCCGGTGGTGGGATTCAAGTAGCACAGCTAAATAACTGGCATCATAGCTGCCATAACATAAGACTTAGTTGAGTAGTTTAGCAAATGTTCTTGGACCTCCAAAAGAGGTTCCGTTGCTACTGCTACACTCTTTTTTGactaagatgacctggatgaatgacagTTTTAGATGTTCTCTCAGTGTTGCAGACGTTGTTATTGGATTACAGTCCTGAAATACGGATCACAGAGTTGTCATTTGCAGTTCACTAGTGGCTAGCCCACATATTAAATAAGCAGACAGCTTCTTCGGGGTATTTCTTCTTGGCCAATAACCTTCTGGTATGAGTTTGAGTAAGGTTCAAACTTAACTCTGAAATAAGAAATAGGCGTAGGCTGTGCTGTCATCGTCTACCTTAGGCAGCATGCCCAGCACCAACAGAAGATAGAAAAGTGTACCTGAGTTGAGGAGGTGCTTACAAGAATCGTTTTATTTGATGCATGTCTAGCAGTACTAGAAATCAAACATCCAGTGAAACAGAGCATGAGAGTTTATCTTTGGATATATCTAAAGATATAAAGTGGGAATTATTTTACTTCCATCTGGCGAAAGTCAGGAGAATGGTTTTGGAGTCATTGGCTGAAATTGGTCTGTTTTCCTCTAATCAACACAGTCCAGGCATTTCATTGCTGAGGTGCACCTTGCACCATGGCACCACACTAAAATCTAACTGGAGcttttttccacttctctctgtgtctccagcTGTTCAGGCCAAATGGGATAAAGACGGGCTACAAGACCTTCCGCCATATCCACGACCCTGCATGGAGGAAGAGGGACCAGAAGAGAATAGCATCCCAGAAACAGGTATTAAACAGGTtttccaaccctaccccatctctctctctctctctctctctctctctctctctctctctctctctctctctctctctctctctctctctctctctctcgttgtttgCTAgctactcttcactgtcctgtcaaaacaAAGGTGTACAAGCCCAAGGAAACTAAATTGACCCTCATGGGACTCAAAAGTCCCTGTAGTAGTAATAAGTAATAAGACATTCTATTGCAGCTCAAATTATTTTTTGTAAAAATTAAAGCAAATCAAGCTGCACAGTAGTGGCTGTTGATTTTGTCACTGTTAAACATTTTCAGTTGACTGGCATTTAAAAGCAAGCATCTTCACTTTCTATCACAACCCAATGGTTTTGGTTTTTATTCTGGTCTGATTTACATTCTAAATCTTTATTATGCTTGTGCTTATTTGAATATGGATGAGTGGCCCATGCATAGTTTTATCCATTTCAATCTGCTATTGCCAAGGCAATTGAAACTGTGTTCAGTAGTCAGTGCTGCATGTTTGTATTAATCCCCATGCTATGGAAGCAGGGTGTGAGTCATGTTAAATGGTTTGTAAAAGGCTTGCCAAAGGTGTCATGGAATCTGTGAAACGTAATGGTTTTTTATAATGCTCTTATCTCTTGtttattttcctctctttcttctttattTGTCGAAGAGAAAATGTTTCTGCCTCCAGATTTTGTTGTCTTTTGTGAGAATGGATTACACAGTGGTGGCTTGTGCTAATGCAATTTATCTCCacacctcttttttctcctcttactgtctctgtgtccctctttccctttgcctttctctctccctcctcttcctctacccccatctttcctccccatccccatgtctttctacctctctctgccctctctctctcattcttcctgtctatgttccattttttttctctct
Proteins encoded:
- the b4galt7 gene encoding beta-1,4-galactosyltransferase 7 isoform X1 encodes the protein MMYSSRRKPVLYFKEDRSSNSKMNRQSTNPLLSRFFTGKCTVFKLFGLCLLLVVGSLLWLQLSCSGDLGHATVEAEARAAHSQHQAALSQPQPCPHDKTASTPGTDNPAWGPHKMALIIPFRERFEELLVFVPFMHDFLNKKRIRHKILVINQVDHYRFNRASLINVGYQESGNDTDYVAMHDVDLLPLNEALDYGFPEEGPFHVASPELHPLYHYKTYVGGILLLTKKHYQMCNGMSNRFWGWGREDDEFFRRLKTAGLQLFRPNGIKTGYKTFRHIHDPAWRKRDQKRIASQKQEQFKVDPTGGLTNLRYTVEARQELTISGAPCTVLSTKLECDLDNTPWCQFS
- the b4galt7 gene encoding beta-1,4-galactosyltransferase 7 isoform X2 yields the protein MMYSSRRKPVLYFKEDRSLLSRFFTGKCTVFKLFGLCLLLVVGSLLWLQLSCSGDLGHATVEAEARAAHSQHQAALSQPQPCPHDKTASTPGTDNPAWGPHKMALIIPFRERFEELLVFVPFMHDFLNKKRIRHKILVINQVDHYRFNRASLINVGYQESGNDTDYVAMHDVDLLPLNEALDYGFPEEGPFHVASPELHPLYHYKTYVGGILLLTKKHYQMCNGMSNRFWGWGREDDEFFRRLKTAGLQLFRPNGIKTGYKTFRHIHDPAWRKRDQKRIASQKQEQFKVDPTGGLTNLRYTVEARQELTISGAPCTVLSTKLECDLDNTPWCQFS